One genomic segment of bacterium includes these proteins:
- a CDS encoding Cof-type HAD-IIB family hydrolase, producing the protein MRRRRRYRLLVTDVDGTLVPESKVVPPGVIDAIHRAQARGIKVCLATGRPWQATRPFVEAVGADSPVIIYNGGLVYDFAADRVLARTALPQAVARAVLPVLRRFPDTSPLLFLHGQVYAERSTPLTKLYEHRDRPLVIEETPSFQALLDASPDEDPLKMLIVGDPSDLKAMGDALGALPVAVNRVFSQKDYLEILPVGNDKGRALPVLAAALGVAVGETVAVGDAHNDLAMIRTAGLGVAVETSPPDVIAAAAWTCPPPEQEGLRVVIDRLFLDQ; encoded by the coding sequence ATGCGCCGGCGTCGCCGCTACCGGCTGCTCGTCACCGACGTCGACGGCACGCTCGTCCCGGAAAGCAAGGTGGTGCCGCCGGGCGTGATCGACGCGATCCACCGCGCGCAGGCGCGCGGCATCAAGGTGTGCCTCGCGACCGGCCGTCCCTGGCAGGCCACGCGGCCCTTCGTGGAGGCCGTCGGCGCCGATTCGCCGGTGATCATCTACAACGGCGGGCTGGTCTACGACTTCGCCGCCGACCGCGTCCTGGCGCGGACGGCGCTGCCGCAGGCGGTGGCCCGGGCGGTGCTGCCCGTGCTGCGGCGGTTCCCGGACACCTCGCCCTTGCTCTTCCTCCACGGGCAGGTGTACGCGGAGCGGAGCACGCCGCTGACCAAGTTGTACGAGCATCGGGACCGGCCGCTCGTCATTGAGGAGACCCCCAGTTTCCAGGCGCTCCTCGACGCATCGCCCGACGAGGATCCGTTGAAGATGCTGATCGTCGGCGACCCGTCGGATCTCAAGGCGATGGGCGACGCGTTGGGGGCGCTGCCGGTGGCGGTCAACCGCGTGTTCTCCCAAAAGGACTACCTCGAGATTCTGCCCGTAGGCAACGACAAAGGGCGCGCGCTGCCGGTGCTGGCGGCGGCGCTCGGGGTGGCGGTCGGCGAGACGGTCGCGGTCGGCGACGCGCATAACGATCTCGCGATGATCCGGACCGCCGGGCTCGGGGTGGCGGTGGAGACGAGCCCGCCGGACGTGATCGCCGCGGCGGCGTGGACGTGTCCGCCGCCGGAGCAGGAAGGCCTGCGTGTGGTGATCGACCGGCTGTTCCTCGACCAGTGA
- a CDS encoding LLM class flavin-dependent oxidoreductase — translation MMGRGVAVFAGIPADVIRPTARETEALGYGSFWVNHPPTIDGLAALAAAAGETRRLDLGVGVIPLHNRGPKSIIDGVQTNALPIDRLLLGIGAANPEALRRMREGVAALRGALSCRVYAAALGPKMCRLAGEAFDGVLLNWLTPAHARRSADWVRAGAAEARRPAPRLAAYVRVAIGRAARERLAAEAKRYGAIPAYAASFKRMGVAPMETCIAVDDPRAVPPALAAWDGVIDDVVVRVIPASDTAEDHLIVVRAARPVT, via the coding sequence ATGATGGGCCGGGGAGTCGCGGTATTCGCCGGCATTCCGGCGGACGTCATTCGCCCCACGGCGCGCGAGACCGAGGCGCTCGGCTATGGGTCATTCTGGGTGAACCATCCGCCGACGATCGACGGCCTGGCCGCGCTCGCCGCGGCCGCCGGCGAAACCCGCCGTCTCGACCTGGGGGTCGGCGTTATCCCGCTGCACAATCGGGGACCGAAGAGCATCATCGACGGGGTGCAGACGAACGCCCTGCCGATCGACCGGCTGCTGCTCGGCATCGGCGCGGCGAATCCGGAGGCGCTGCGCCGGATGCGGGAGGGAGTGGCGGCGCTTCGCGGAGCGCTCTCGTGCCGCGTGTACGCCGCGGCGCTCGGGCCGAAGATGTGCCGGCTGGCCGGCGAGGCGTTCGACGGCGTGCTGCTCAACTGGCTGACGCCGGCCCACGCCCGGCGTTCCGCGGACTGGGTGCGCGCCGGGGCCGCCGAGGCGCGGCGCCCCGCGCCGCGCCTGGCGGCCTACGTCCGGGTCGCGATCGGCCGCGCGGCACGCGAACGCCTCGCGGCGGAGGCCAAGCGGTACGGGGCGATTCCCGCATACGCGGCGAGCTTCAAGCGTATGGGGGTCGCGCCGATGGAGACGTGCATCGCGGTCGACGATCCGCGCGCGGTGCCGCCTGCGCTCGCCGCGTGGGACGGGGTGATAGACGACGTCGTCGTTCGGGTGATCCCGGCCTCCGATACCGCGGAGGACCATCTCATCGTCGTTCGGGCGGCCCGGCCGGTGACGTAA